One Longimicrobium sp. genomic window, ATGGCGCCGAACAGGACACACCACAGGGCGCATACCCGGACAAAGTCCTGTAGAGCGCGCATAGGATCCGTTTCGCATGAGAAGGGGAAGGCAGGTGCGGAATTCAGATCAGCTGTGGCCGCGTTGGCGCCGCGCGATTGCCAGCCGTTTGCCGGGTCGGTCAGTCTCGTCCGCCTCGATTTCCTCCACCGTCCGATGCTCCCAAACGGGAGCCCACACTTCTTCCAGAATCTCCTGCAGTCCGGGGTCGCCGAGATACCAGAGCTCCTGGAAGGCCTCGCCGCTCCGCGGAATGCGAAACGCGGCGAGCAGGGAGTCGCGCTGTTCCGGGCGCACATGCGACAGGAGCCGCTCCAGGGCCTCCATATCGAACCCGCGACGGATTTGCTGCCGCTCGGTCTCCGTCAGACGGTAGCTGGCGTCACGCTGCACCATTACGGTCGGGTGGAAGTCCTTCATGTTCGTCGTGGTGTTCGCGGTTTCGCATGCTGCGAGGGTGAACAGCGTGAGTAGCGTTCCGAACGCCACCGAGAATCGCATCGGGCTTCTCCAGCCTGGGAAGGTCGAACGAGGAGGAAACAGGGGGTCCCACAAGGTATGGCCCGAACTGATTTGAGGCAACCCTCCTTCGAGCTGATCGAATGCCTGGCCGATACGGGGCTCCAGGGCGCGGGCGCGAATCGTGGTTCTCCGTTGCGGTCTCTCCCGATTCAGCGGGATTCACCCTCCCCCGAACATCATCCTTGACCGCCCGGACCCCGTGTGCTAATGTACTGACACTATGTCAGTCCATTGACACCGGGAGACCGCATGCCGCCATCCCCTCCCCTGGACCTGGGCCGCCGCGAACGGCAGATCATGGACGCCGTCTACCGGCTCGGGCGCGCCACCGCCGCCGAGGTGCTGGCGGAGCTTCCCGATCCCCCCAGCTACTCGGCCGTGCGCGGGATGCTGCGGCTGCTGGAGGAGAAGGGCTACCTGCGCCACGAGCAGGACGGCCCGCGCTACGTCTACCTCCCCACCACCGAGCCCGACGAGGCCCGCCGCTCGGCGCTCAAGCACCTGCTGCGCACCTTCTTCGACAACTCCCGCGAATCCGCCGTGGCCGCGCTGCTGGACCTGGGCGGGCAGCCGCTTTCCGACGACGAGCACGCGCGGCTCTCCGCGCTCCTGGACCAGGCACGCGACCCCGGAGAAGACGACCGATGAGCGCTCCCCTCCCCCTCTCGCCCGACGCGGCCTTCCCGCTGGCGGTGCTGGTCAAGGCGACGCTGCTGCTGGCCGCCGCCGGCCTCGCGTCGGTCGTGCTGGCGCGGCTGCGCGCCTCGGCGGCCACGCGGCACCTGGTGTGGACGCTGGCCACGTGCGGCCTGCTGGCGCTCCCGCTCTTCTCCGCCACGCTCCCCGGCTGGCGGCTGAACTTCGTGGAGGTGCGCGCGCCCGAGCCGGCGGCGTATCCCCTCCCGGCCGTGGTGATCACCGGCGACTACGTGCCGCTGGCGGTGGAGCGCAGCGTCCCCGTGTACGCCGCGGAGGGCGCGCCGGACCCGGTGCCGCCGGAGTTCGGGCGGGGCGCGCGCGGCGCCGCGGCGGCCTCGGCGGGGGGCATCGCGCCGGGGATGCTGCTGCTGGGCGTCTACCTGGCGGGGGTGCTGGCGCTGCTGGCGCGGCTGGCGCTGGGCCGCTGGGGGCTGGTCCGGCTGGCGCGCGAGGCCCGGCCGCTGGACGACGAGGGGTGGCGGGCGCTGCTGGCCGACCTGGCGTGGATGCTGGACGTCGACCGTCCCGTCACCCTGCTGCGCAGCGCCCGCGCGACCATGCCGATGACGTGGGGGACGCGCCGCCCGGTGGTGCTGCTGCCGGACGAGGCGCTGGAGTGGCCCGAGGAGCGCCGGCGCGTGGTGCTGCTGC contains:
- a CDS encoding BlaI/MecI/CopY family transcriptional regulator, whose amino-acid sequence is MPPSPPLDLGRRERQIMDAVYRLGRATAAEVLAELPDPPSYSAVRGMLRLLEEKGYLRHEQDGPRYVYLPTTEPDEARRSALKHLLRTFFDNSRESAVAALLDLGGQPLSDDEHARLSALLDQARDPGEDDR